A region of the Neomicrococcus lactis genome:
CGTGTGCTTCGAAAAGATCGCGCGCCTGGTATTCATACAGGTCCACGGTTGTGTCCTTCTACGTCGAAGTCTGCTGACTCGGTTTTTAGTTCGGCACACGCGCAAAACGCGGGCACCCTCTTCAGCACTTTAGTCCCGTCAGCGCTCTTGCGTCACCAGACTATCCGGCAACGTGAGAAACCACACAGTTCTACAATTCGTAGAGTTTGCGCGCTGTGCGGTAGTCGGTTGCTTTCCAGTACGACGACGCAGCTCAATTACCGTAGTCACGTGCGGTTTTGCGGCTATTAGGACTGCGGAGTGTTCTTGACGAGGGGCGCGTAACGCAACAGCAGACGCTTTTCGCCGCTTTCGAACTTCACCTTGGCAACAGTCTTCGCGCCGGTGCCTTCAACAGACAGCACAGTTCCGTTGCCGAAGCTCGTGTGGTTGACCGAATCTCCCACCGAGAGCTCCATGATGGCCTTCTCTTCGCGCGCCGTAGACGGGCTACTGGAAGCTGCCGTCTTCAGCTCGTGGACTTCTGGATCCCCCGCTTTACGTCCAGGGCGGTTCGGGCTAGTGCCCGCACCCCAGTACGAACCCTTTTCATAGCGACTCGTGGAGAAGTCGCGACGATCACCGGAGCCTTCGCCGTACCCGCCGTCGCTGTAGCCGCGTCCACCAGATCCGCTTCCAAATCCACCGAAACCGCCGCCGAAGTCGCCTCCGCCGAAACCACCGCCACCGAAACCGCCGCCGAAGCCGCCTCCGCCGAAGCCGCCGCTGCCAAATCGCGGCGTGCTGGCCTCACGCTTCCAGTCGATGAGGTTCTCTGGTATTTCTTCCAAGAACTGGCTCGGAGGGTTCGCTTGCGTTTGCCCCCAGAGGCTGCGCGTCTCCGAACGGGTCAAGTACAAGCGTTCCCGGGCACGAGTGAGTCCCACGTAGGCAAGGCGGCGTTCTTCCGCCAGCTCGCCCACGTCAGAGAAGGCACGCTGATGCGGGAAAACGCCGTGCTCCATGCCCGTCAGGAACACCACGGGGAACTCGAGGCCCTTCGCGGTGTGCAGGGTCATGAGCGTGATTTGGCCTTCTTGGACCGCCATGGCGGCGCCTTCGTCATCATCCGGCGCATCAGGAATCTGGTCAGCGTCGGCAACGAGTGAGACCTGCTCCAAGAAGTCGCCGAGTCCCAGTTCGGGGTTCTCTTTTTCGAAGTCGCGAATCACCGAGATGAGTTCGGAGAGGTTCTCCGCGCGCGAATCGTTCTGTGGGTCGCCGGTGCCACGAACCGTGGCCCAGTATCCAGTGCGTTCGAGCGTCTGATCGAGCGCGATCGCGGGTCCCTGCTGCGCGAGGATCTCTTTGAGCTCATCGATGAGTGCCACGAACTCAGTAATCGACTTAAGGGATCTCGTGGCCAGTCCTGGCGCCTCACTCGCCCGGCGAGCCGCTTCCATGAACGAAATCCGATCGCGCCCAGCAAGAGCCGCGATGGCACCTTCTGCGCGCTCACCGATGCCGCGCTTAGGTTCGTTAATGATGCGACGCAAGCTCACGTCGTCGGACTCGTTAACGAAGATCCGCAGGTACGCGAGGGCGTCTTTGACTTCTTTGCGGTCGTAGAAGCGGGTTCCGCCGACCACCTTGTACTTGAGGTCAACCCGAACCAGTTGCTCTTCGAGGGCACGCGATTGCGCGTTGGTGCGGTAGAAGATCGCTACGTCGCCAGGACGCACGGCGCCTTCATCGTTGAGGCGCAGGATCTCGTCGGCGATCCAGCGTGCCTCGTCAGATTCGGATTCGCCGACGTAGCCCGTGATGAGTTCGCCATCGCCGGCGGCCGTCCAGAGTCGCTTCTCGGGACGGTTCGGATTGCGCTGAATGACCGCGTTTGCTGCCGAGAGGATGTTTTGGGTGGAGCGGTAGTTTTGTTCGAGCTTGACCGTCCGGGCTTCCGGGTAGTCCTTCTCAAATTCCACGATATTGCGGATGTTCGCGCCGCGGAAAGCATAAATGGACTGATCAGAGTCGCCCACCACCGTGAGTTCGCCGGGAGGAGTCTGGCCCTCGGGACCGGTCAGCTCGCGAACGAACGCGTACTGGGCGTGGTTTGTGTCCTGGTATTCGTCCACCAGGATGTGGCGGAAGCGGCGCCGGTAGTTGTCCGTAATGGCCGGGAACGCGCGGAACAGGTAAACGGTCTGGCTCAACAGATCGTCGAAGTCCATCGCGTTGGCCTGGCGCAAGCGGGACATGTATTGCGGGTAAACCTCGGCCACGGCTTGGCCAATGAGGTCCTTCGGTCCATCCGGCGTGAATTCGTCTGGAGAGACGAGCTCATTCTTCAAGCCAGAAATGCGGTGCTGAATGGCCTTCGGAGGAAGCTTCTTGGAGTCGATTTCCAGCTCGCGAGAAATGATGGTGATCAATCGTAGCGAGTCAGCGGAGTCATAGATCGTGAAGTTGGACGTCAGGCCAACGGACGCAGCTTCTTGGCGCAAAATACGGACGCACGATGAGTGGAACGTGGAGATCCACATCTTGCGAGCGTCTTCGCCCACCAAGTTTTCGATGCGCTCGCGCATTTCCGCAGCGGCTTTATTAGTGAAGGTAATGGCCATGACTTGGTGCGGACGCGCGCGGCCAGTGGCGAGCGCGTAGGCGATGCGGTGCGAGAGCACGCGCGTCTTACCTGATCCAGCACCAGCGATGATGAGCAGCGGCGAACCCTCATGCTGGACTGCTTCAGCTTGGTTTTCGTTCAGTCCATCAAGCAGTGCAGACGGTGACTGAAAGGCGGTAGGCGCGTTGGACGCGCGAAAATCCGCGTCAGCAAAAGGGTTAAACTCAAAATCCATGGCCCTCCCAGTCTACGCAGGCGCCACAGTCATCGCAGCCGACCTTTGCCCATCTGTGGACAATAATGGAGGGCATGGCCAAAAAGAAGAAGCAGCGTCCACAGGCGACCACTCCCCCTCCACCGCAGTCCATCGCGGCCCGCATGTCTCAGACTCAGGCAGAAGGCGAAGCCAACCGCACGGCAAACAACAGCCCCGGGCTGATCGTAGTGGCCGCCTTGGCCGCCTCCGTGTTCCTCTTTTGGTACTACCACGGCATGGTCTTGAACCAGATGGCAGACCTCTCTAACGGCATCACGATGCCGGATCAGCTCATGCTGGGCTACGGTACGGACCACGTGGAAGCGCTACGGGCCGCCATGAATAGCGACGCCGTGGGTCAGCTCACCTATGTCCACAAAACTGCGGGACTGATGTTTCCCTTGTTCTTTGCGCTTGCATCGCTCTTGGCTATTGGACTCTCCGTCCCCCGCGGACTCTTGCGTTGGGGCTTGTGGATTGTGCCGATGGCATTCACAGTCCTCGACTTGTGGGAAAACAATGCGATCGATGCCCTTTTCACCGGCGCGCTCGATCCAGGTGCAGTGGCGCTGGCATCCACCCTGACCATCATTCGGTGGGTTCTGTTGTTCTTGAGTTTCGGAGCGGTGTGTGGCGCCTTGATTTACTCATTCGTCAAGACGTTCCGCCAAAAATGGGACGACGCCGGACTCCGTCCGCTTCGTTAGCCCCTCTCATCTCCCGGTAGGATAGTCCGGGAGGTTTGGCCCCTGTAGCTCAGTAGGATAGAGCGACCCTCTCCTAAAGGGTAGGCCATCGGTTCGATTCCGGTCAGGGGCACCACAGCTTGAGGCGTAGGTTCAACCACGCACGGTCATCCACCACAAGATCATGGTGAGTGTTACAAGAAATCCAGAAAAATAATTCAGCCAGATGAAGCGCCGCCACGCCTTATTGGTGGTGCCGGCGTCCTGGTCGGTGACGTGAAGATATGGGACCGCGTTAACGATGTACGGCACAGCAACAATGGCCACCAACGGCCCTGGCCACGAAGTCATGAGCATGAGAATTCCCGCAGTACCCCACATCACAATTGTAAATATCACGGTAGAACGAGCGCCGATCACAGTGGCAACTGAACCAATTCCTGCCTCCCGGTCTGGTTGGATGTCTTGCACCGCGCCAAAAGCGTGCGCTGCAATTCCCCAACAAAAAAACGCGCCCAACATCAATAACAAGGCCGAGTCAAAGGAGGCACCCGCCAAGGTCAGTCCTACTACCGCCGGACTCACGAAGTGAGTGCTAGAGGTGAGGGAGTCGACGAAAGGACGCTCCTTGAATCGGAGGCCAGCCGCGGAATAGGCGATTACCGCGAAGGTGCTGACTGCGAGCGCTATGGCGGATTCAGGAGAACCCGCCGCGAAGAGCACTGCAAGGAACGGCACATTGGTGACCAGACACAACCACAGCATGGGCCGGTGATAGGCGGGCGGCAGAAGGGCACCTTCCAGCCCGCCCTTTCGCGGATTATTGATGTCCGAGGCGTAGTCGAATACATCATTGATGCCGTACATAGCTAAGTTGTATGGGATGAGATAGTAGATCGCGCCAACTACCAGCAACCAGTCAATGTCCCGCGTTGCGAGGAAGTACGCCGCACCGAAAGGAAAAGCGGTGTTGATCCAGCTCACGGGTCTCGAAACTATCAGAGCATGCTTCAAGAGGGCACTCATTTTGAGGTGTGGGTGGTGCGTCATGAACTGCCACAGGGCCGGCAACAGGATGACGGTGGCCAACGGATAAGCGAAGTCTTCGACAGGTGCCAATCCCACTCGAATCCCTGAAATAAGAGCATCACTGTAAGTAAAAAGGTTCAAGGCAATCATCAATGTGTCGAACACTGCCGTCAGCACCATCAAGGCGGTACCTGCCACCAGAACGGCTGGCATGTTCACCTTGACCCGCAAACTTGATCCTGCCCGCGTGAGGATCAGCGCTACCGTCACAGCAATGGCTAGAAACGCGACGGACAACAACGCGTACCTCACGTGTTTCTCTCCTTACCGAAGCGCTCTAATATGCGTACGGAACCCGTATAGAGCACCATGGTGCAAAGTACTAGGAACACCAAGAAAAAGGGCTCTTCCAGAGGCATTTCGGGGGCGAGCTCGATCCCCAGCATGGCTTCCGAGGATCCGCGCAGGAAGATGCCAGCCGCGATGCCCGCGGCATCCCATAGCAACAGAAAAACGATCCCTGCCGCGGTGACAAGGGCAGCGCTCGCGGAATCTCTCCAGAAAAACAGTCGAAACCGGAAATCCAAAAGCAGCATGCACACGATCCCTCCCATCAAAGTCGATAGGTAGGCGAAGGCCATCACTGGCTTACCTGCGCGGATCGCTGTTGGGAGGAATCTCCCTCTTCTGCGAGCGCAATCGGTCGAGTCCGAGGCTCGTCACGTGGACCTGCGGTTTTGTCTCCCCTCAGGTGCTTTAGAACTAGCTCTGCACTAATGAGGCACATGGGCACGCCTACGCCAGGTGCGGTGGTGGCCCCGGCATAGAATAGATTTTGCACTCTCTTCGAGGCGTTTTGTGCCCGAAACATTGCACTCTGACGCAGGATGTGTGAGGGGCCTAGCATGCCACCCCGCCAAGAGTTGTAATCTCGCTCAAAGTCCGCGGGCCCTATGGTCTGACGAACTACGATTCTCTCCTTCAGGTTCGGGATATTTGCCCAACTCGAAATCTGTTCAATCGCGGCATCGGCGGCGCGTTCCACTGGATCATCGCCCGCGCCGTCTTGACCTCCAAACCCAAGGCTGGGATCGGCGGGGATAGGCACCAAGACAAAGAGGTTTTCGTGGTCCTCAGGGGCCACCGTGGGGTCACTTGCGCTGGGTTTGCAAACATATATTGATGCAGGCGCCGGTATGACAGGGTTCGCGCCGAAGATGGCATCAAAATTCTTGGCCCAATCCTTGGTGAAGAACAGGCTGTGATGCTCAAGCTGCGGGATTTTTCCAGCAACCCCTAGGAGGACCAGTACCGCACCCGGACCGCTTTGCTTTCGATGCCACCAGCGCTCCGGGTAGCTCCGGGCTGCTGCTGAAAGAAGCTGAGTTTCCGTATGGTGGAGATCCGCTGCGGATACGACGACGTCCGCAGCGGCAAAGTGGGACGCTCCGTCTGCGGCGGTCCAGTGAACGCCGCGCGCTTGATGCCGCATACGGCACACCTTCGCGACAGGCCCTGTCTTCGTGGCAGGCTCGGTGGCGATACTTGTTACATGAGCGTCCGTCACGATTTCAACGCCAGCGTCACGAGCCAGTTTCTCAAGCCGCTCCACGAGGTGCCAGAATCCCCCCTGCGGATACTGGACACCTTCGTCCATATCCAGGGAACTCATCAAGTGGTACATCGCCGGCGCTTGCCGGGGTTCGGTACCCAAGAACACTGCTGGATAACCCAGGATCTGACGCAACACGGGATCGCGAAATTGCCGCGCAATGAAACTATCTAGCGAAGTACCCAACAATTGGATTAAGCGTGGGATCGCTTTCAGAATTTCGGGGCTGGCAAGTGAGCGCCATGAACGGAAGGTGTTGTACAGGAAGTATCGTTCTGCCATGATCGCGGTGGTCTTCGCCGAAGACACGTAGCGTTGGAGAATTCGCCCACTGCCTTGCTCACGATGTTCAAAGATGGCTGAGGCTTTGGAAAGCCCCCAAGGAATTGTGATGTGATCAGCGGGTCCGTCACCAGAAGGCTCGGAATAGACTTTGTACCCCGGATCGAGAGTAACGAGATCTAGCTGTTCACGAGTGGACGTTCCCAGCATCGCGAAATAGTGGTCGAAAACGCGGGGCATTAGATACCAGGACGGGCCGGTATCGAATCGAAACCCATCCTTCTCAGCAGTTCCCGCACGTCCACCCACGCGTTCATTCCGCTCCAGCAGCTGGACGCTATATCCATCGTGCGCTAGCAATGCCGCTGTTGCAAGCCCTGCAATGCCGCCACCAACTATGACTACCCGTTTCAAGCGGTCTTCCCCCATCGAGTGTCTACAGTGGATTGAACTACCATCCACACCTTTTGCGCTGTGGATACCCGGACTCGTCTCTGCATAAGTTCTTCCGCTGGAGTGGCCGCCAACCTGTCTGCCAAAGTGGAGAACAGGCGCAAGGCGCACGCCACCGCAGTCCTGGCGTCTTGCGGCAATAGGGTCAATGTTTCTCGGGCGTCATCCAATTGCCCGGCAATGGTTCTCAACCATTCGTCTTTTTGCGATTCCGTCAGTACTGCGCCCGTACCCAAGTAGCTACGACCCAACCGTGCGGCGTCGTCCTTAATGTCCCGCAAGAAGTTCACATTCTGAAAGGCTGCTCCCAACTGCCTCGCGCCGTTTATGAGCTTTTCGTGGTCACCCGGACTGAGATGCTCGTCGCGAACAAAAATTTTGAGGCACATTAGGCCCACCACTTCGGCAGATCCGTAGACGTAGCGCGCATGGTCAACGGCCTCGAAGATCTGCAGATTTTGCGGCGATGCGGAGGATTCAGAATTCTCGAGCGTCGCGGATCTGAGGTCCGTTCGCATCGATTCGAAGAACGGTTCCGTCAGTTCCGTAGTGATCCCTGCTTCGTGCGCCGACTTCGCGAAAGCATGAACCACGGGGTTACTGGAATAGCCGCAGTCCAATGCATGAACGGTTTCTTTTTCGAGGTAGTCGAGGGCTGCGTGTTGTTTTTCCACGGAGAAGTCGGCTTCTGCGGTTACCCCATCTACAAGCTCATCAGCAATTCTTACGAGCGCATATACATTCCGCACATGCTGGCGGTGGCGCACGCCTAAGAGCCGCGTGGCGAGCCCAAAAGACGTGGAATAGCTTGCGATGATCTGCGAGGCCGCGCGCTCTGACGCCGCAGTGTAATGTTCAAG
Encoded here:
- a CDS encoding prenyltransferase, yielding MRYALLSVAFLAIAVTVALILTRAGSSLRVKVNMPAVLVAGTALMVLTAVFDTLMIALNLFTYSDALISGIRVGLAPVEDFAYPLATVILLPALWQFMTHHPHLKMSALLKHALIVSRPVSWINTAFPFGAAYFLATRDIDWLLVVGAIYYLIPYNLAMYGINDVFDYASDINNPRKGGLEGALLPPAYHRPMLWLCLVTNVPFLAVLFAAGSPESAIALAVSTFAVIAYSAAGLRFKERPFVDSLTSSTHFVSPAVVGLTLAGASFDSALLLMLGAFFCWGIAAHAFGAVQDIQPDREAGIGSVATVIGARSTVIFTIVMWGTAGILMLMTSWPGPLVAIVAVPYIVNAVPYLHVTDQDAGTTNKAWRRFIWLNYFSGFLVTLTMILWWMTVRG
- a CDS encoding phytoene/squalene synthase family protein, with protein sequence MMRPFHKLDALEHYTAASERAASQIIASYSTSFGLATRLLGVRHRQHVRNVYALVRIADELVDGVTAEADFSVEKQHAALDYLEKETVHALDCGYSSNPVVHAFAKSAHEAGITTELTEPFFESMRTDLRSATLENSESSASPQNLQIFEAVDHARYVYGSAEVVGLMCLKIFVRDEHLSPGDHEKLINGARQLGAAFQNVNFLRDIKDDAARLGRSYLGTGAVLTESQKDEWLRTIAGQLDDARETLTLLPQDARTAVACALRLFSTLADRLAATPAEELMQRRVRVSTAQKVWMVVQSTVDTRWGKTA
- a CDS encoding UvrD-helicase domain-containing protein; protein product: MDFEFNPFADADFRASNAPTAFQSPSALLDGLNENQAEAVQHEGSPLLIIAGAGSGKTRVLSHRIAYALATGRARPHQVMAITFTNKAAAEMRERIENLVGEDARKMWISTFHSSCVRILRQEAASVGLTSNFTIYDSADSLRLITIISRELEIDSKKLPPKAIQHRISGLKNELVSPDEFTPDGPKDLIGQAVAEVYPQYMSRLRQANAMDFDDLLSQTVYLFRAFPAITDNYRRRFRHILVDEYQDTNHAQYAFVRELTGPEGQTPPGELTVVGDSDQSIYAFRGANIRNIVEFEKDYPEARTVKLEQNYRSTQNILSAANAVIQRNPNRPEKRLWTAAGDGELITGYVGESESDEARWIADEILRLNDEGAVRPGDVAIFYRTNAQSRALEEQLVRVDLKYKVVGGTRFYDRKEVKDALAYLRIFVNESDDVSLRRIINEPKRGIGERAEGAIAALAGRDRISFMEAARRASEAPGLATRSLKSITEFVALIDELKEILAQQGPAIALDQTLERTGYWATVRGTGDPQNDSRAENLSELISVIRDFEKENPELGLGDFLEQVSLVADADQIPDAPDDDEGAAMAVQEGQITLMTLHTAKGLEFPVVFLTGMEHGVFPHQRAFSDVGELAEERRLAYVGLTRARERLYLTRSETRSLWGQTQANPPSQFLEEIPENLIDWKREASTPRFGSGGFGGGGFGGGFGGGGFGGGDFGGGFGGFGSGSGGRGYSDGGYGEGSGDRRDFSTSRYEKGSYWGAGTSPNRPGRKAGDPEVHELKTAASSSPSTAREEKAIMELSVGDSVNHTSFGNGTVLSVEGTGAKTVAKVKFESGEKRLLLRYAPLVKNTPQS
- the crtI gene encoding phytoene desaturase family protein → MKRVVIVGGGIAGLATAALLAHDGYSVQLLERNERVGGRAGTAEKDGFRFDTGPSWYLMPRVFDHYFAMLGTSTREQLDLVTLDPGYKVYSEPSGDGPADHITIPWGLSKASAIFEHREQGSGRILQRYVSSAKTTAIMAERYFLYNTFRSWRSLASPEILKAIPRLIQLLGTSLDSFIARQFRDPVLRQILGYPAVFLGTEPRQAPAMYHLMSSLDMDEGVQYPQGGFWHLVERLEKLARDAGVEIVTDAHVTSIATEPATKTGPVAKVCRMRHQARGVHWTAADGASHFAAADVVVSAADLHHTETQLLSAAARSYPERWWHRKQSGPGAVLVLLGVAGKIPQLEHHSLFFTKDWAKNFDAIFGANPVIPAPASIYVCKPSASDPTVAPEDHENLFVLVPIPADPSLGFGGQDGAGDDPVERAADAAIEQISSWANIPNLKERIVVRQTIGPADFERDYNSWRGGMLGPSHILRQSAMFRAQNASKRVQNLFYAGATTAPGVGVPMCLISAELVLKHLRGDKTAGPRDEPRTRPIALAEEGDSSQQRSAQVSQ
- a CDS encoding lycopene cyclase domain-containing protein — protein: MAFAYLSTLMGGIVCMLLLDFRFRLFFWRDSASAALVTAAGIVFLLLWDAAGIAAGIFLRGSSEAMLGIELAPEMPLEEPFFLVFLVLCTMVLYTGSVRILERFGKERNT